The Juglans regia cultivar Chandler chromosome 2, Walnut 2.0, whole genome shotgun sequence genome includes a window with the following:
- the LOC109010542 gene encoding uncharacterized mitochondrial protein AtMg00860-like, translating into MNEVFRPYLKKFVLVFFDDILIYSSSEEKHLRYLNLTLELLRKHQLFAKKYKCQFGCQEIGYLGHLIFGQGMREDPEKLEAIVDWPRPETLKAVRGFLGLIGYYRRFIKNYGSIAAALTTLLKKNNFKWDDTAEIAFERLKEALTQPPVWALPNFYKSFLIECDASGKGVRAILMQ; encoded by the coding sequence ATGAATGAAGTTTTCAGGCCTTATTTGAAGAAGTTTGTGTTAGTCTTTTTCGATGACATACTGATCTATAGCAGCAGTGAGGAAAAACACTTGAGATACTTGAACTTAACCCTGGAACTCCTAAGGAAACACCAGCTATTTGCAAAAAAATACAAGTGCCAGTTTGGATGTCAGGAAATTGGTTATTTAGGACATTTGATTTTCGGACAGGGGATGAGAGAAGATCCTGAGAAATTGGAAGCTATTGTGGATTGGCCTAGGCCTGAGACTTTGAAGGCCGTAAGGGGGTTTCTAGGTTTGATTGGCTATTATAGACGCTTTATTAAAAACTATGGGAGTATAGCTGCTGCCCTTACAACtttgttaaagaaaaataacttcaaGTGGGATGATACTGCTGAAATAGCCTTTGAGAGGCTAAAAGAGGCCTTGACTCAGCCACCTGTTTGGGCTTTACCAAACTTTTATAAGTCATTCttgattgagtgtgatgcatcaGGGAAAGGAGTGAGAGCAATCCTAATGCAATAA
- the LOC109013395 gene encoding plant intracellular Ras-group-related LRR protein 6, giving the protein MDRVLKAARASGSLNLSNRSLRDVPNEVYQCLDAVGNDEKWWEAVELQKLILAHNDIESLKEDLRNLPQLTVLNVSHNKLSELPAAIGELPSLKSLDVSFNSIQNLPEEIGSATSLVKFDCSSNRLKELPSSIGRCIALSDLKASNNVITSLPDELANCSKLTKLDVEGNKLTMLSEHLITSWTMLTELNASKNILNGIPENIGNLSHLIRLDFHQNRISSIPASITGCSSLVEFYMGNNTLSLLPSEIGVLLRLGTFDLHSNQLKEYPVEACKLRLSVLDLSNNSLIGLPPEMGKMTTLRKLLLTGNPLRTLRSSLVSGPTAALLKYLRSRLSEGEDPEALTTTKKDVISMASRLSITSKELSLEGLGLSAVPSEVWESGEVVKVDLSRNAIQELPVELSSCGSLQTLILSRNKIKDWPGSILISLPNLLCLKLDNNPLIQIPSDGFQAVSSVQVLDLSGNAASLQEHPVFSSIPHLQELYLRRMQLHEVPSDIFSLQQLRILDLSQNSLQSIPVGFQNLTSLTELDLSDNNISALPPELGLLEPSLQALRLDGNPLRSIRRSILERGTKAVLNYLRDRIPEQ; this is encoded by the exons ATGGATCGGGTTCTAAAAGCTGCTAGAGCCTCCGGTTCTCTCAACCTATCAAATCGTTCCCTCAG GGATGTGCCCAATGAAGTATACCAATGTTTGGATGCAGTTGGAAATGATGAAAAGTGGTGGGAG GCTGTGGAGCTACAGAAGCTCATTTTGGCTCATAATGATATTGAATCATTGAAAGAAGACCTTAGGAATCTACCTCAACTGACTGTATTGAATGTCAGCCACAATAAACTTTCTGAACTTCCCGCTGCAATAGGAGA GCTGCCTTCACTGAAATCTTTAGATGTGTCcttcaactcaattcaaaacCTACCCGAAGAAATTGGATCAGCAACTTCTCTTGTCAA GTTTGACTGTTCTTCCAATCGGCTTAAGGAACTTCCAAGCTCCATTGGAAGATGTATAGCTTTATCAGATTTGAAG GCATCAAACAATGTTATTACCAGTTTGCCTGACGAGCTAGCGAACTGTTCAAAATTAACAAAACTAGATGTGGAG GGAAACAAGCTCACTATGCTATCTGAGCATTTGATTACATCGTGGACCATGCTCACTGAACTCAATGCAT caaaaaatatattgaatggTATACCAGAGAACATTGGGAATCTTTCACATCTCATTCGTCTTGACTTTCATCAGAACA GAATTTCATCAATCCCGGCATCAATAACGGGTTGCTCTTCTCTTGTGGAGTTCTATATGGG GAATAACACACTGTCTTTGTTACCGTCAGAGATTGGGGTGCTTTTGCGTTTAGGGACTTTTGATCTTCACTCAAACCAG TTGAAGGAATATCCAGTGGAGGCATGCAAGTTGCGTCTTTCGGTCCTGGATCTTTCAAATAATTCATTGATTGGATTGCCCCCCGAAATGG GCAAGATGACAACCCTGAGGAAACTTTTGCTTACTGGAAATCCTTTGCGAACTCTTCGAAG TTCCTTGGTTTCTGGACCAACAGCTGCTTTATTGAAGTATCTTCGAAGTAGACTTTCTGAGGGTGAAG ATCCTGAAGCCCTGACAACAACAAAAAAGGATGTAATTTCTATGGCATCTCGATTGTCCATCACTTCAAAG GAACTTTCTTTGGAAGGGCTAGGTTTGAGTGCAGTACCATCAGAAGTATGGGAATCGGGTGAGGTCGTTAAAGTTGACCTTTCCAGGAATGCCATTCAAGAGCTGCCAGTTGAACTTTCTTCATGTGGTTCACTGCAG ACTTTGATATTATCCAGGAACAAGATTAAAGACTGGCCAGGTTCAATATTAATTTCGCTTCCTAATCTTTTGTGTTTGAAGCTAGACAATAATCCTCTCATACAG ATTCCATCCGATGGATTTCAAGCAGTCTCTAGTGTTCAGGTTCTGGATCTAAGTGGTAATGCCGCCTCATTACAAGAGCATCCGGTATTTTCCAGCATACCCCATCTACAAGAGCTTTACCTTAG AAGAATGCAGCTACATGAAGTGCCATCTGATATATTTAGCTTACAGCAATTGCGAATCCTTGATTTGAGCCAAAATTCCCTTCAATCGATTCCAGTG GGGTTCCAAAATCTTACTTCTCTTACTGAACTTGACCTATCTGACAACAATATCTCGGCGCTTCCCCCAGAGCTG GGTTTGCTTGAACCAAGCCTACAGGCCTTAAGACTTGACGGAAATCCATTGAGAAG CATCCGGAGGTCAATCTTAGAAAGAGGGACCAAAGCTGTTCTGAATTATTTGAGGGACAGAATTCCAGAGCAGTAG